From a single bacterium genomic region:
- a CDS encoding tetratricopeptide repeat protein, translating to MAPENDKRKAAEDPYLARAQEYVRDGRISAACAEYLRYADKCEASGDLMTAIKYYYKVDEYQLLDIRARKKLAELLAGVGNKSRAVSTYLEVVDEFLTQGLAEDAVDVLRDAMALVPDRLTLRYRLAELYEQGGQSQKAVNIYLQVLEEHPEEVGAWEALGRLYTKRNSLEEAVDAYLRACRINEQTGNLIAAAKDYEAVAVLKGDNAAALKNLIDIYSRLGFKNEMVARMVDLARLSEERGEKERALSIYSKIIEIDPGNEAAQTRLGKSIQVISVLPTGDSLTKDEIPAPDEGPPEPEAEPAPGETAFPPERAIKTVDDLLGFRPDAGEGDVVESPQVCYDLGLAYLEMGITEEAIHYLQLASYDQGLRIRACNMLGLCFLEKDMPDMAVKEFERGLSTPGVSEDEAVGLYYNLGVAFERLGDYRSALDEYRKVYAIDVDYLDVRDKIRRLRARDGG from the coding sequence ATGGCACCGGAAAACGACAAAAGGAAAGCGGCCGAGGACCCCTACCTCGCGCGGGCCCAGGAGTACGTGCGAGACGGCCGCATATCCGCCGCGTGCGCCGAATACCTCCGCTACGCCGATAAGTGCGAGGCGAGCGGCGACCTGATGACCGCGATCAAGTACTACTACAAAGTCGACGAATACCAGCTGCTCGACATCAGGGCCCGGAAAAAACTCGCCGAACTCCTGGCCGGGGTAGGCAATAAATCGCGCGCCGTATCCACCTATCTCGAGGTCGTCGACGAATTCCTGACCCAGGGGTTGGCGGAAGACGCGGTCGACGTGCTGCGGGACGCGATGGCGCTCGTACCGGACCGCCTTACCCTGCGCTACCGGTTGGCCGAGCTTTACGAACAGGGGGGGCAATCGCAAAAGGCCGTCAACATTTACCTCCAGGTGTTGGAGGAACACCCCGAAGAGGTAGGCGCGTGGGAAGCTCTGGGGCGGCTGTACACCAAACGTAATTCGCTGGAAGAAGCGGTGGACGCCTACCTGCGGGCCTGCCGCATCAACGAGCAAACCGGAAACCTCATCGCCGCGGCCAAGGACTACGAAGCCGTAGCCGTCCTCAAAGGCGACAACGCGGCGGCGTTGAAGAACCTCATCGATATTTACAGCCGGCTGGGGTTCAAAAACGAGATGGTCGCCCGGATGGTCGACCTCGCGCGCTTGTCCGAAGAGCGGGGCGAAAAAGAGCGAGCCCTTTCGATCTATTCTAAAATAATCGAAATCGACCCCGGAAACGAAGCGGCGCAGACCAGACTCGGCAAGTCCATCCAGGTAATTTCGGTCTTGCCGACCGGCGACAGCCTGACCAAAGACGAAATCCCCGCGCCCGACGAGGGCCCTCCCGAGCCGGAGGCCGAGCCCGCGCCGGGCGAGACCGCCTTCCCCCCGGAGCGCGCCATCAAAACCGTGGACGACCTGCTGGGCTTCCGGCCCGACGCCGGCGAAGGCGACGTCGTCGAAAGCCCGCAGGTATGCTACGACCTCGGCCTGGCCTACCTCGAGATGGGTATAACGGAAGAGGCCATCCACTACCTCCAGCTAGCCTCCTACGATCAGGGCCTGCGCATCCGCGCCTGCAACATGTTGGGCTTGTGCTTCCTGGAGAAGGATATGCCGGACATGGCGGTCAAGGAATTCGAAAGGGGGCTCTCGACGCCGGGGGTTTCGGAGGACGAGGCCGTCGGGTTATACTACAACCTCGGCGTGGCCTTCGAGCGGCTGGGCGACTACCGCAGCGCCCTGGACGAATACCGCAAGGTCTACGCCATCGACGTCGACTACCTCGACGTCCGGGATAAAATCCGCAGGCTCCGCGCCCGCGAC